From Fundulus heteroclitus isolate FHET01 chromosome 14, MU-UCD_Fhet_4.1, whole genome shotgun sequence, the proteins below share one genomic window:
- the LOC110367074 gene encoding uncharacterized protein LOC110367074, with product MAKLLGAPLLLIVLVDCVFSMTAYHDEFHSAGFTRTEIRKCRCQVTQSGRIKCPFPLIPTNQSEKLSLQRCLCCTRNPKKNRTTKTNAFCRFQCFSQTPL from the exons ATGGCCAAGCTCCTGGGAGCCCCTCTTCTGCTGATCGTACTGGTCGACTGCGTCTTCAGCATGACGG CCTATCATGATGAATTTCATTCGGCTGGATTCACAAGAACAGAAATACGTAAATGCAGATGCCAAG taACCCAGTCTGGCAGAATAAAGTGCCCCTTTCCCCTCATACCCACAAATCAATCAGAGAAGCTGTCTCTGCAGAGATGCCTCTGCTGTACAAGAAACCCCAAGAAAAACA GAACCACAAAGACAAACGCATTCTGTCGCTTCCAGTGTTTTTCTCAAACGCCTTTATAG